The following are from one region of the Pseudodesulfovibrio piezophilus C1TLV30 genome:
- a CDS encoding C40 family peptidase has protein sequence MSRISAQRHKHHTGIFSTACLMLVLLLAGGCAAQKKYTPPGAHQAEVSTASRTVPTKAAPIIRTARSLIGAPYKWGGTSPSTGFDCSGFVYFVFRQHGIRIPRLSWQQFGWGQTVKYTDIRPGDLIFYQVDKGKKGLHVGIVTDRRTFVHSPSSGKRVMESPLLNSYWHKRFLGARRVL, from the coding sequence ATGTCCCGTATCTCTGCCCAGCGACACAAGCACCATACAGGCATATTCTCCACGGCTTGCCTGATGCTTGTGTTGCTGTTGGCCGGGGGATGCGCCGCCCAAAAAAAGTATACCCCGCCCGGAGCACATCAGGCCGAAGTCTCCACGGCTTCAAGAACGGTCCCCACCAAGGCTGCACCAATTATTCGGACTGCGAGGAGCCTTATCGGAGCGCCGTACAAATGGGGTGGAACCAGTCCGAGTACAGGATTTGACTGTTCCGGCTTCGTCTATTTCGTCTTTCGCCAACACGGTATCAGAATACCCCGTCTGTCATGGCAACAATTCGGCTGGGGGCAGACTGTCAAATATACCGACATCCGCCCCGGTGACCTGATTTTTTATCAGGTGGACAAAGGCAAAAAGGGACTACACGTCGGGATAGTCACTGACAGGAGAACATTTGTCCACTCTCCCAGCTCAGGAAAGCGGGTCATGGAATCCCCTCTGCTCAACAGCTATTGGCACAAACGCTTTCTCGGTGCGCGCCGAGTATTGTAA
- a CDS encoding BON domain-containing protein yields MRRSVFLSFTLIMLAVQFIGGCAVYDVAVEERNVGTYTSDRKISFLIEEQFLKDDTIKFLDFDAYSYEGNVYLVGEYDSHAQVDKAVSIAKGVKGVKTVTTYFLPKREDDLCGTMDTMDIAAKLKNKLVGDKDIWSTNIDVEIVQCKIIMLGLVGTEKERDEAIAHAKSVPGTRGVKSFIRVR; encoded by the coding sequence ATGAGACGCTCCGTATTCTTGTCATTCACATTGATCATGTTGGCAGTCCAGTTTATCGGCGGGTGCGCCGTATACGATGTAGCCGTGGAAGAACGCAATGTCGGCACCTACACCAGCGACAGAAAAATATCCTTTCTCATTGAAGAACAGTTTCTGAAAGATGATACCATCAAATTCCTCGACTTTGACGCATACAGCTACGAAGGCAATGTCTATCTGGTTGGCGAATATGACAGCCATGCCCAGGTGGACAAGGCTGTCTCCATTGCCAAGGGAGTGAAAGGCGTCAAAACCGTCACCACCTATTTTTTGCCCAAGCGGGAAGATGATCTTTGCGGAACAATGGACACCATGGATATTGCGGCCAAGCTCAAGAACAAACTGGTCGGAGACAAGGACATCTGGTCCACCAATATTGATGTCGAGATAGTGCAGTGCAAAATCATCATGCTCGGGCTTGTTGGGACGGAAAAGGAACGGGATGAAGCCATCGCCCATGCCAAGTCAGTGCCCGGCACTCGCGGCGTCAAATCTTTTATCCGAGTACGATAA